In Paralcaligenes sp. KSB-10, the following are encoded in one genomic region:
- a CDS encoding group III truncated hemoglobin, producing the protein MANRDLCTEEEIIALVHGFYGRVRSDARLGPIFNAHVKDWDTHLAKMVSFWSSLLRGTATYRGTPMPTHIALPGLDASLFQQWLALFHQTTAELPNRPFAEQAEEFAQRIARSLWYGYQLNNEPDHAPSEIVNV; encoded by the coding sequence ATGGCGAACCGCGACCTCTGCACCGAAGAAGAAATCATTGCGCTGGTTCATGGTTTCTATGGCCGGGTACGCTCCGATGCCAGGCTGGGGCCCATATTCAATGCCCACGTCAAGGATTGGGACACGCACCTGGCCAAAATGGTAAGTTTCTGGTCTTCGCTGCTGCGTGGTACTGCCACCTACCGCGGCACACCCATGCCTACCCACATTGCTTTGCCGGGGCTCGATGCCAGCCTGTTCCAGCAATGGCTGGCGTTGTTTCACCAAACTACCGCGGAATTGCCCAACCGTCCCTTTGCCGAACAAGCCGAAGAGTTCGCCCAGCGCATTGCCCGCAGCCTATGGTACGGATACCAACTCAACAACGAGCCCGATCACGCCCCTTCGGAGATCGTCAATGTCTAA
- a CDS encoding FAD-dependent oxidoreductase yields the protein MQTSSNTRCCIVGGGPAGMMLGLLLARAGVAVTVLEKHGDFLRDFRGDTVHPSTLDILSELGLKKRFDALPQHRVTGIEGLFADGIHALGDFRGLKPFPYMALVPQWDLLTLLADEAERYPNFTLRMRCEATELIRREDTGRVAGVITHTPEGPLHIGADLVIGCDGRHSRLRNAAGLRPRDLGSPMDVLWFRLPRHATDPDGTYGVPGRGTLLVLLNRTDYWQIACVIPKGGAAQLRERPIAEFQARIARRVDFLGDRVNSIASWDDIKLLEVRVDRLPQWHCPGLLLIGDAAHAMSPIGGVGINLAIQDAVAAANLLAPVLLAPGLPDEATLAAVQQRRLLPTKIIQAIQIFLQRRIIARVLAAHDDGKLVALPGAARFLLRFRLIRSIPARVFGVGFRREHIDSP from the coding sequence GTGCAAACCAGTAGTAATACTCGCTGCTGCATAGTCGGAGGCGGCCCGGCCGGCATGATGCTGGGGCTGCTGCTGGCGCGTGCGGGGGTTGCCGTCACAGTCCTTGAAAAACACGGCGACTTCCTGCGCGATTTTCGCGGCGATACCGTGCATCCGTCCACTCTTGATATCCTTTCCGAACTCGGTCTGAAAAAGCGTTTCGATGCATTGCCGCAACACCGTGTCACCGGAATCGAAGGTTTATTTGCCGACGGCATCCACGCACTAGGCGATTTCCGTGGTCTGAAGCCATTCCCTTATATGGCCCTGGTGCCTCAATGGGACCTGCTGACACTGCTTGCCGACGAGGCCGAACGATATCCCAACTTCACCCTGCGCATGCGCTGCGAGGCCACCGAGCTCATACGCCGGGAAGACACGGGCCGTGTGGCGGGAGTTATCACCCATACTCCCGAAGGTCCGCTGCATATCGGCGCCGATCTGGTCATAGGCTGCGACGGCCGTCATTCACGCCTGCGAAATGCGGCGGGGCTGCGGCCCCGCGATCTGGGATCTCCCATGGACGTGCTTTGGTTTCGCCTGCCGCGACACGCCACGGACCCCGACGGGACCTATGGCGTCCCGGGACGCGGCACCCTCCTGGTCCTGCTCAATCGCACTGACTACTGGCAAATTGCCTGCGTCATCCCCAAAGGTGGCGCCGCACAGCTGCGTGAACGGCCCATTGCCGAATTCCAGGCACGCATTGCGCGGCGTGTCGATTTCCTGGGCGATCGGGTCAATTCCATTGCGTCATGGGACGATATCAAGCTGCTGGAAGTCCGTGTCGATCGGCTGCCTCAGTGGCATTGCCCGGGCCTGCTGCTGATCGGCGATGCGGCGCACGCGATGTCGCCGATAGGCGGGGTCGGCATCAATCTGGCCATACAAGATGCCGTGGCTGCCGCAAACCTCCTTGCGCCGGTGCTTCTCGCACCCGGCCTGCCCGATGAAGCGACACTGGCCGCCGTACAGCAGCGCCGCCTCCTGCCCACCAAAATCATCCAGGCGATCCAGATTTTTCTGCAACGCAGAATCATTGCCCGCGTGCTGGCCGCCCACGACGACGGCAAACTGGTGGCACTGCCCGGCGCGGCGCGGTTTCTACTGCGATTCCGATTGATCCGTTCGATTCCCGCGCGCGTATTCGGCGTGGGTTTCCGCCGCGAACATATTGATTCGCCCTAA
- a CDS encoding Rrf2 family transcriptional regulator has protein sequence MRLTTLTDYAMRLLMYVGQHPERLCTISEIAHAYGISEPHLMKITHRLGQQGWIETVRGKNGGMRLALAPKDINLGAVLRDTENDLELVECFGSGNTCSLSGRCRLTAIIDGALQQFLRHLDHYSLADILPDADQEPVHRRSDERPLTLVRSIAQGRSSQS, from the coding sequence ATGCGCCTGACCACTCTCACCGACTACGCGATGCGCTTGCTCATGTACGTAGGCCAGCATCCGGAACGCCTCTGCACAATCTCGGAAATTGCCCATGCCTACGGCATTTCCGAACCGCATCTCATGAAGATCACCCACCGACTGGGGCAACAGGGCTGGATCGAAACCGTGCGCGGCAAGAACGGCGGCATGCGGCTGGCGCTCGCGCCCAAAGACATCAATCTGGGAGCCGTGCTGCGCGATACTGAAAACGATCTGGAACTGGTCGAATGCTTCGGCTCGGGCAATACATGCTCGCTCAGCGGCCGCTGCCGGCTGACCGCCATCATCGACGGCGCGCTGCAACAGTTCCTGCGGCATCTCGATCATTATTCGCTGGCCGATATCCTTCCCGATGCCGACCAGGAGCCAGTCCATCGGCGATCGGACGAACGCCCCTTGACGCTGGTTCGATCCATCGCACAGGGCCGTTCCTCTCAATCATGA
- a CDS encoding D-alanyl-D-alanine carboxypeptidase family protein: protein MKKLIVSLCVAVGFATGAVAQTVPVPSLTAKAWLLLDAQSGTVIAEQNADERIEPASLTKIMTAYLVFKAIKEHKLDKQQVVTVSRSVRDIAPGSSKMFLEPGKQVTIDQLLYGLLVQSGNDAAVALAEATSGSVNAFVAQMNQTAQAMGLHGTHFANPNGLPNPGTYSSARDLSVLSRHLIQDFPVLYKGYDSTRQFTYDKITQRNRNRLLWLDPTVDGLKTGHTESAGYCMIASALRPEGSVQRRLVSVVLGTPSDKARTQESLTLLNWGFQNFETVKLYGKGQVVATPRVWKGRQDDVKLGFEHDVYLTLPRSARIAGVPKISTNGPLVAPIAAHSKVATLHVTIDGKPLELPLVALSGVAQSGFFGRAWDSLALWVEQARGLV from the coding sequence ATGAAGAAACTGATAGTAAGTTTGTGTGTGGCCGTGGGCTTTGCAACGGGCGCCGTAGCCCAGACGGTTCCGGTTCCCAGTTTGACGGCCAAGGCGTGGCTGCTGCTCGACGCGCAAAGCGGCACGGTGATTGCCGAACAGAATGCCGACGAGCGCATTGAACCCGCTTCGCTGACCAAAATAATGACGGCGTACCTGGTGTTCAAGGCCATCAAAGAGCACAAGCTTGACAAGCAGCAGGTCGTGACCGTGTCGCGCAGCGTCCGGGACATCGCTCCGGGCAGTTCGAAAATGTTTCTGGAGCCCGGCAAGCAGGTCACCATCGACCAGTTGCTGTATGGCCTGTTGGTGCAGTCGGGCAACGATGCCGCCGTGGCCCTGGCCGAGGCAACTTCCGGCAGTGTCAATGCATTCGTCGCGCAAATGAACCAGACGGCCCAGGCCATGGGCTTGCATGGCACGCATTTTGCCAATCCGAACGGTTTGCCCAATCCAGGTACGTATTCCAGTGCCCGCGATTTGTCGGTGCTATCCAGGCATCTGATTCAGGATTTTCCAGTCCTCTACAAGGGCTACGATTCGACCCGGCAATTCACGTACGACAAAATTACCCAGCGCAACCGCAATCGCCTGTTGTGGCTGGATCCCACGGTGGATGGCCTGAAAACCGGTCATACCGAATCGGCGGGTTATTGCATGATCGCCTCGGCGCTGCGGCCCGAAGGCTCGGTGCAGCGCCGCCTTGTGTCCGTCGTTTTGGGCACTCCCTCCGACAAAGCCCGTACGCAGGAAAGCCTGACGTTGTTGAATTGGGGCTTTCAGAACTTCGAGACCGTCAAGCTGTATGGCAAGGGGCAGGTAGTGGCCACGCCGCGAGTATGGAAAGGGCGGCAGGATGACGTGAAGCTGGGGTTCGAGCACGATGTGTACCTGACCCTGCCGCGCTCGGCGCGCATTGCCGGCGTACCCAAGATCAGCACAAATGGGCCGCTGGTCGCGCCGATCGCCGCGCATAGCAAAGTGGCGACTCTGCATGTGACCATTGACGGCAAGCCGCTGGAATTGCCGCTCGTAGCGCTAAGTGGCGTTGCACAGTCCGGCTTTTTCGGACGAGCCTGGGATTCCCTTGCCCTATGGGTAGAGCAGGCGCGCGGCCTGGTTTGA
- a CDS encoding YhdH/YhfP family quinone oxidoreductase has protein sequence MPSPLAPRFRGLRTYRRDRGVESRVEALGVNDLTPGELIVRARWSGINYKDSLAVTGKARILTGSPRIAGIELVGEVLEGDAPGIGPGSTVLVHGFQTGIEYDGGFSEIVRVPAAHAMLLPVGLSAHEIAILGVPAFTCALALERFERMGVSPESGLVAVSGSTGAVGIMAIGILKRAGYRVAALTRNLGNSQALRALGADEVIEASFDDARRPVEEPRFAAAIDNVGGSTLSWMLRSLQNDGVLASVGNAADNAFSGNVLPFILRNVTMLGIQANAPRDVRKRLWARLASDWKPDFSVLRAHVREVSLDGLLEHCERQVQGGTSGRTLLALA, from the coding sequence ATGCCGTCCCCTCTTGCTCCACGTTTTCGCGGCCTGCGTACATATCGCCGCGATCGCGGCGTCGAAAGCCGTGTCGAAGCCTTGGGGGTGAACGACCTGACCCCGGGCGAATTGATTGTGCGCGCGCGCTGGAGTGGGATCAACTACAAGGACAGTCTGGCCGTAACCGGCAAGGCGCGCATTTTGACCGGTTCGCCGCGCATTGCCGGCATCGAGCTGGTGGGAGAGGTGCTGGAAGGAGATGCGCCGGGAATAGGGCCGGGTTCGACCGTGCTGGTGCATGGATTCCAGACGGGTATTGAGTACGACGGCGGGTTTTCAGAAATCGTCCGGGTGCCCGCCGCGCATGCCATGTTGCTGCCGGTGGGCTTGAGCGCGCATGAAATTGCCATATTGGGCGTGCCTGCTTTTACGTGCGCGCTGGCGCTGGAGCGCTTTGAGCGCATGGGCGTGTCGCCCGAATCAGGCCTGGTGGCGGTCAGCGGAAGCACAGGCGCCGTGGGAATCATGGCCATTGGCATCCTCAAGCGTGCGGGTTATCGGGTGGCGGCGCTGACGCGCAACCTGGGCAACTCCCAGGCATTGCGGGCGCTTGGCGCCGACGAGGTTATTGAGGCGTCGTTTGACGACGCCCGGCGGCCTGTGGAGGAGCCTCGCTTTGCAGCCGCCATCGATAATGTGGGCGGTTCGACACTGTCCTGGATGTTGCGTTCTTTGCAGAACGATGGTGTGCTGGCCTCGGTGGGAAATGCGGCGGACAACGCTTTTTCCGGCAATGTGCTGCCTTTCATATTGCGCAATGTGACCATGCTGGGCATACAGGCGAATGCTCCTCGCGATGTGCGAAAACGTTTGTGGGCCAGGCTGGCATCCGACTGGAAGCCCGATTTTTCCGTGTTGCGCGCTCATGTGCGCGAGGTGTCGCTGGATGGCCTTCTTGAGCATTGTGAGCGCCAGGTGCAGGGCGGCACATCGGGAAGGACATTGCTGGCGCTGGCCTGA
- a CDS encoding NnrS family protein — protein sequence MSNFVQIDEQTPQTHGSPQLSAFLAMGFRPLYMAGCGWALVSIAIWIFAPFLIGQPLSGVAWHAHEMLWGFIATIAVAFLLTASATWTGFNPLKGKALGLICILWIAARLGYLLGGTVGFRIACLCESAFFLISALALLRVMHKAKSKRNYGIPWLVLGLGVANALYLQAALRGDYALLMQRFNLGLVCMAVIALLIARRIIPFFAMRAVTGLKLPMLTRSGQAQLVIGLLAILFGITGFMSSMAGALAAAGAISLYQIAAWKPLAVRGNPLLWILYVGYAALGLGLIAAAAYIGGIESGPLARPATHVHIIAMGGFAILIIGMVTRTALGHLGRPLALDSSMRASYALMIAAVLLRLSALWPSAASLWLLQAAALCWIAALALYLWRFTPMLIRPRPNSPPSIGSHEKQVKISLKPKTP from the coding sequence ATGTCTAATTTCGTGCAAATCGACGAACAGACGCCACAAACGCACGGCAGCCCGCAGCTCAGCGCCTTCCTTGCCATGGGGTTCCGCCCCTTGTACATGGCGGGCTGCGGCTGGGCGCTGGTCTCGATTGCCATCTGGATTTTCGCGCCGTTTCTGATCGGACAACCGCTTTCAGGCGTAGCCTGGCATGCCCACGAAATGCTGTGGGGTTTCATTGCCACCATAGCCGTGGCCTTCCTGCTGACGGCCAGCGCCACCTGGACCGGCTTCAACCCCCTCAAAGGCAAAGCGCTGGGCCTGATCTGCATTTTGTGGATAGCGGCGCGCCTGGGTTACCTGCTTGGAGGCACTGTTGGCTTTCGCATTGCCTGCCTGTGCGAATCCGCCTTTTTCCTGATCAGCGCCCTTGCACTGCTGCGCGTCATGCACAAAGCCAAAAGCAAACGCAATTACGGCATTCCGTGGCTGGTGTTGGGTTTGGGCGTAGCCAACGCCTTGTATCTGCAGGCCGCGCTCCGTGGCGACTATGCCTTGCTTATGCAGCGTTTTAACCTGGGCCTGGTCTGCATGGCGGTGATCGCCCTTTTGATTGCGCGCCGCATCATTCCATTTTTTGCCATGCGCGCCGTTACCGGGCTCAAGCTGCCCATGCTCACACGCAGTGGACAGGCTCAATTGGTCATCGGCCTGCTGGCCATTCTTTTCGGCATAACCGGTTTCATGTCCTCCATGGCCGGGGCGCTGGCTGCGGCGGGCGCCATCAGCCTGTACCAGATAGCAGCCTGGAAGCCACTGGCCGTACGCGGCAACCCCCTGCTATGGATACTTTATGTAGGCTATGCCGCCCTGGGGCTTGGTTTGATCGCGGCCGCGGCTTACATCGGCGGCATTGAATCCGGCCCTCTGGCACGGCCCGCCACCCATGTGCATATCATCGCCATGGGCGGCTTTGCCATATTGATCATAGGTATGGTGACCCGCACGGCGCTGGGTCACCTGGGGCGCCCGCTGGCGCTCGATTCCAGCATGCGTGCCAGCTATGCACTAATGATCGCTGCGGTATTGCTGCGTCTGAGCGCCTTGTGGCCCAGCGCCGCAAGCCTCTGGTTGTTGCAGGCCGCCGCACTTTGCTGGATAGCCGCCCTGGCCCTGTACCTGTGGCGTTTCACGCCCATGCTGATCCGGCCGCGCCCGAATTCGCCCCCCTCTATCGGCAGCCACGAAAAACAGGTCAAAATTTCGCTCAAGCCCAAAACGCCATGA
- a CDS encoding zinc-dependent alcohol dehydrogenase family protein: MKIRAALLREIGTPAPYADSRPLQIAQVELDPPAFGEVLIKIQVAGLCHSDLSVINGDRPRGVPIVLGHESSAEVVEVGPGVSDLKAGDHVVMVFVPSCGCCHPCMEGRPALCEPGAAANSKGTLLSGERRLHIGGEYLNHHIGVSCFADYAVVSRRSCVKVNADITHREAALFGCAVLTGAGAVINRGKIKVGDTAAIVGLGGVGLSALLAAAAAGARRIVAVDLSDEKLALAGQLGATHLINPKNIKTDADLYDAAGGQVDYGFDMAGAVAAFDMAYKLTRRGGTTITSGLPNPKLHFPLSLSQMVGEEREIRGSYLGSGVPAIDIGRYIDLYKAGRLPVDKLLGRTFTLDQVNEGFDHLASGSSLRDAIIF; encoded by the coding sequence ATGAAAATCAGAGCCGCACTTTTACGTGAAATCGGAACACCCGCCCCCTACGCCGATAGCCGGCCGCTGCAGATAGCTCAGGTGGAGCTGGATCCACCCGCATTCGGTGAAGTATTGATAAAAATCCAGGTGGCCGGCCTATGTCATTCGGATCTCTCGGTCATCAACGGCGATCGTCCGCGGGGGGTTCCCATCGTACTGGGCCATGAATCGTCTGCCGAGGTGGTCGAGGTGGGACCGGGCGTGTCGGACCTCAAGGCCGGCGACCATGTCGTTATGGTTTTCGTACCGAGCTGCGGATGCTGCCATCCCTGCATGGAAGGCCGTCCGGCCCTGTGCGAGCCCGGCGCCGCGGCCAATTCCAAGGGAACCTTGCTGAGCGGCGAACGCCGCCTGCATATTGGCGGCGAATACCTGAACCACCATATTGGGGTATCGTGCTTTGCCGATTATGCAGTCGTGTCCAGGCGTTCGTGCGTCAAGGTGAACGCCGATATCACGCATCGCGAAGCGGCGCTATTTGGTTGCGCCGTGCTCACTGGGGCCGGGGCCGTGATTAATCGCGGCAAAATCAAGGTTGGCGATACAGCCGCAATCGTCGGCCTGGGCGGCGTGGGCCTAAGCGCTTTGCTGGCGGCCGCCGCGGCCGGCGCACGACGTATCGTTGCCGTAGACCTGAGCGACGAGAAACTGGCTCTGGCAGGACAGTTGGGCGCCACCCACCTGATCAATCCCAAGAACATAAAGACCGACGCCGACCTTTACGACGCGGCCGGCGGCCAGGTTGATTACGGTTTTGACATGGCCGGGGCCGTCGCGGCATTCGACATGGCCTATAAGCTGACGCGGCGCGGCGGCACTACCATTACGTCCGGCCTTCCCAACCCCAAGCTGCACTTCCCCTTATCCCTGTCGCAGATGGTGGGCGAAGAGCGTGAAATTCGCGGCAGCTATCTGGGCTCGGGTGTGCCGGCAATCGATATCGGCCGCTACATAGACCTGTACAAGGCAGGCCGGCTGCCTGTCGACAAATTGCTGGGGCGAACCTTTACACTGGACCAGGTCAACGAAGGCTTCGACCATCTCGCCTCTGGCTCCAGCCTGCGCGACGCCATTATCTTTTAA
- a CDS encoding helix-turn-helix domain-containing protein translates to MTTSNIRALDAVRQLNSDDYKTLATFRYALRRFIVFSETAAVSEGLAPQQHQALLAIKAMPEAPSVGDIAERLMIRHHSAVELVGRLVRMGLVERLRDLSDRRRVRVSLTPLAEHKLADLSAAHLEELRAIRPLLAGLLKHFDN, encoded by the coding sequence GTGACTACTTCCAATATCCGCGCCCTTGATGCCGTGCGTCAACTCAACAGCGATGACTACAAGACGTTGGCTACCTTCAGATATGCTCTGCGGCGTTTCATTGTTTTCAGTGAAACTGCAGCGGTATCGGAAGGGCTGGCGCCGCAACAGCATCAGGCCTTGCTGGCCATCAAGGCGATGCCCGAAGCCCCCAGCGTGGGTGACATTGCCGAACGCCTGATGATACGTCACCACAGCGCGGTCGAACTGGTGGGCCGCTTGGTACGCATGGGGTTGGTCGAGCGGTTGCGCGATTTATCCGACCGGCGCCGTGTACGGGTGTCCTTGACCCCGCTGGCTGAACATAAGCTGGCCGATTTGTCGGCTGCCCATCTGGAAGAATTGCGTGCCATACGGCCGCTGTTGGCGGGACTGCTGAAGCATTTCGATAATTAA
- the serA gene encoding phosphoglycerate dehydrogenase, producing the protein MTRIVLFENIHPSAREVFAAAGLSDITAHASALPPDHLRQALAGAQVVGIRSRTHLDAALLSDLPDLRAVGCFCIGTNQVDLETAMLHGMPVFNAPFSNTRSVAELVLAEAILLLRRIPEKNARVHQGHWDKSAAGAFEARGKTLGIVGYGNIGSQVGTLAETAGMRVVFHDIEAKLPLGNARACTTLEALLAQSDVVTLHVPGGRGTKDIIDAAALAAMKAGAILINASRGTVVDIDALHAALASGHLSGAALDVFPAEPKSVDEPLASPLIGMNNVILTPHIGGSTQESQENIGREVAEKLVRFLQSGTSKGAVNFPEIPYQEAAGSARILHVHRNLPGALGTLSNMMAEHGLNIVSQQLQTRGQIGYVISDVEGTVDDVVISALRTHPITVRCNLV; encoded by the coding sequence ATGACCCGCATCGTCCTGTTTGAAAATATTCACCCTAGTGCCAGAGAGGTTTTTGCCGCTGCCGGCTTGAGCGATATCACGGCGCATGCCTCGGCCCTGCCGCCCGACCATTTGCGTCAAGCCCTGGCGGGCGCACAAGTGGTAGGGATTCGTTCCCGCACGCATCTTGACGCAGCCCTGCTGTCGGATTTGCCCGATTTGCGTGCCGTGGGCTGTTTTTGCATAGGCACCAATCAGGTCGATCTCGAAACAGCCATGCTGCATGGCATGCCGGTTTTCAATGCGCCATTTTCGAATACACGTTCGGTAGCCGAACTGGTGTTGGCCGAGGCTATTTTGCTGTTGCGCCGCATTCCCGAAAAAAATGCCCGGGTACACCAGGGGCACTGGGATAAGTCGGCGGCCGGTGCGTTTGAGGCGCGCGGTAAAACCCTGGGGATCGTCGGTTACGGCAATATCGGGTCGCAGGTGGGTACCCTGGCTGAAACGGCCGGCATGCGCGTGGTGTTTCACGATATCGAAGCCAAACTGCCTTTGGGCAATGCGCGCGCCTGCACCACGCTGGAAGCCTTGCTGGCCCAGTCCGATGTCGTGACTTTGCATGTGCCGGGCGGGCGCGGCACCAAAGATATTATCGACGCGGCGGCTTTGGCGGCCATGAAGGCGGGAGCCATATTGATCAATGCGTCACGCGGCACGGTTGTGGACATTGATGCCTTGCATGCCGCCTTGGCCAGCGGGCACCTTTCTGGAGCCGCGCTGGATGTTTTTCCTGCCGAACCAAAAAGCGTCGACGAGCCCCTGGCCAGCCCGCTGATCGGGATGAATAATGTGATTCTGACGCCGCATATCGGCGGCAGCACTCAGGAGTCGCAGGAAAACATAGGCCGCGAGGTTGCCGAGAAGCTGGTGCGCTTTTTGCAGAGTGGGACATCGAAAGGCGCGGTCAATTTTCCCGAGATTCCCTACCAGGAAGCTGCCGGGTCGGCGCGCATTCTGCATGTTCACCGTAATCTACCCGGTGCGTTGGGCACTTTGAGCAATATGATGGCGGAGCATGGCCTGAATATTGTGAGCCAGCAATTACAGACGCGCGGCCAGATCGGCTATGTGATTTCCGACGTCGAGGGCACCGTCGACGATGTCGTGATTTCCGCTTTGCGCACGCATCCGATTACCGTGCGCTGCAATCTGGTGTAA
- a CDS encoding chloride channel protein, whose amino-acid sequence MSSPKALPQGAAATPPELGDFTTDKRVLLLMGMAVLVGIFGMASAWVLIKLIALCTDIAYYGRFSFEHLPISGTPFGWYVAFVPVIGCLIIGLMARYGSEKIRGHGIPEAMEAILIGKSRISPKVAVLKPLSSAISIGSGGPFGAEGPIIMTGGAIGSLLAQLIHMTSSERKTLLVAGAAAGMTAIFGTPIAAILLAVELLLFEWKPRSFLPVAVASIVAAAIRPLVMGTAPIFPYAGGVTVSVHHVLAWALMGIIAGLGSGLLTAIVYACEDFFERLPIHWMWWPAMGGLIIGLGGLIEPAALGVGYDNITHLLANDLTMRTVALLLVVKVIIWSVALGSGTSGGVLAPLLIFGGAIGALLTPWLPHADPGFWALLGMAAMMGGTMRAPLTSSLFAVELTGNFEVLLPVLTACLFAYGLTVLLLKRSILTEKIARHGHHITREYHVDAFDLVRAGSVMTKTVKTLPASTTVAETIAFFTTVEHRHTSYPVVDENQRVLGLVSRADSLAWSLDKELEDSTLQEVMQDQDLMLGYPDEMTGRVADRMALSGVGRIPIVDRANGRLIGLIARKDLMQVRALRLSEEDDRTAYFRWRRRSKKRRTKKAIA is encoded by the coding sequence ATGTCTTCCCCTAAAGCTTTGCCTCAGGGTGCCGCCGCGACGCCGCCAGAACTGGGTGACTTCACTACCGATAAACGCGTTTTACTGTTGATGGGGATGGCGGTGCTGGTGGGCATATTCGGTATGGCCTCCGCATGGGTGCTCATCAAGCTGATTGCGCTGTGCACCGATATCGCCTATTACGGCCGTTTTTCTTTCGAACACCTGCCTATTTCAGGCACCCCTTTTGGTTGGTATGTCGCATTCGTGCCTGTAATAGGCTGCCTGATCATAGGTCTCATGGCCCGCTATGGCTCCGAAAAGATTCGCGGCCACGGTATTCCGGAAGCCATGGAGGCCATTCTCATAGGCAAGAGCCGCATCTCTCCCAAAGTGGCCGTGCTCAAGCCTTTGTCGTCGGCCATTTCCATTGGGTCGGGCGGGCCGTTTGGCGCCGAAGGCCCGATCATCATGACGGGCGGGGCGATCGGCTCTTTATTGGCTCAGCTTATACACATGACATCCAGCGAGCGGAAAACCTTGCTGGTGGCTGGTGCCGCGGCAGGGATGACCGCCATATTCGGCACGCCGATTGCGGCGATTCTTCTCGCGGTAGAGCTTTTGCTGTTCGAATGGAAGCCGCGCAGTTTCCTGCCCGTGGCCGTCGCTTCGATCGTGGCGGCTGCCATACGTCCGCTGGTCATGGGTACCGCCCCCATTTTCCCGTATGCCGGAGGGGTTACGGTTTCCGTGCACCATGTCCTGGCCTGGGCCTTGATGGGCATCATAGCGGGTTTGGGTTCAGGGCTGCTGACAGCCATTGTGTACGCCTGCGAAGACTTCTTTGAAAGGCTGCCCATACACTGGATGTGGTGGCCTGCCATGGGGGGGTTGATCATCGGTCTGGGCGGTTTGATCGAGCCGGCGGCTTTGGGGGTAGGCTACGACAACATTACCCACTTGCTGGCCAATGACCTGACGATGCGCACCGTGGCGCTGTTGTTGGTGGTCAAGGTCATTATCTGGTCGGTCGCCCTGGGTTCGGGCACGTCCGGCGGGGTCCTGGCCCCTTTGCTTATTTTCGGCGGTGCTATTGGCGCACTGCTAACGCCCTGGCTGCCGCATGCCGATCCGGGGTTCTGGGCCTTGCTCGGCATGGCCGCCATGATGGGCGGCACCATGCGTGCGCCCCTGACGTCTTCCTTGTTCGCCGTTGAGCTGACTGGCAATTTCGAAGTCTTGCTGCCTGTATTGACGGCCTGCCTGTTCGCCTACGGACTGACGGTTCTTCTGCTGAAACGGTCCATCCTGACTGAAAAAATTGCGCGCCACGGCCATCACATTACGCGTGAATATCATGTCGATGCGTTCGATCTGGTGCGCGCGGGCAGCGTCATGACCAAGACGGTGAAAACGTTGCCGGCCAGTACGACGGTGGCTGAGACAATCGCATTCTTTACCACGGTCGAGCATCGCCACACCAGCTACCCGGTCGTCGATGAAAATCAGCGCGTTCTTGGCCTAGTGTCGCGTGCCGACAGCCTGGCCTGGTCGCTCGACAAGGAGCTCGAAGATAGTACACTTCAGGAGGTGATGCAGGATCAGGATCTGATGCTGGGTTATCCCGATGAAATGACTGGCAGGGTTGCCGATCGTATGGCGTTGTCGGGTGTGGGGCGTATCCCTATTGTCGATCGTGCCAACGGACGGTTGATAGGCTTGATCGCACGCAAGGATTTGATGCAGGTGCGGGCTTTGCGCCTGAGCGAGGAAGACGATCGTACCGCCTACTTCCGCTGGCGCCGCCGCAGCAAGAAAAGAAGGACTAAAAAAGCAATCGCATGA